From the genome of Papaver somniferum cultivar HN1 chromosome 2, ASM357369v1, whole genome shotgun sequence, one region includes:
- the LOC113351755 gene encoding uncharacterized protein LOC113351755 produces the protein MDIDNTSSTLNFPNSKLHNLNQVGSDHIPIMLVSDAKVPYFWKPFKFFLTWLNDESCATVIANAWNSSFNGSPAFQLVSKLHITRKMLSLWNKEHFGNIIQKVDNLQKELLYFNRNLLIQAQMMKLSALTDN, from the coding sequence ATGGATATCGACAATACCAGCAGTACTTTAAACTTTCCTAATAGTAAGCTTCATAATCTTAATCAAGTAGGTAGTGACCACATCCCAATCATGCTAGTTTCTGATGCTAAAGTACCTTATTTTTGGAAACCTTTCAAGTTCTTCTTAACTTGGCTTAATGATGAATCTTGTGCAACTGTTATTGCTAATGCATGGAATTCTAGTTTCAATGGCTCACCTGCTTTCCAGTTAGTCAGCAAGCTCCACATCACAAGGAAGATGTTATCTCTATGGAATAAGGAACATTTTGGGAACATAATCCAGAAAGTTGACAATCTACAAAAAGAGTTACTATACTTCAACAGAAACCTCCTGATACAAGCACAAATGATGAAATTATCTGCACTAACAGATAATTGA
- the LOC113348793 gene encoding uncharacterized protein At4g28440-like has protein sequence MATKTTAQQSIAKPEKRKPVFIKVDQLKPGTSGHNVTVKVVRSESVMPKGRSATQNFRNTRIAECLVGDETGTILFTARNEQVDLMKPGSTVILRNAKIDMFKGSMRLAVDKWGRVEVTEPAKFVVKEDNNLSLVEYELVNVVEE, from the exons ATGGCAACCAAAACAACTGCTCAACAATCCATTGCAAAACCAGAAAAGAGGAAGCCAGTATTCATAAAGGTTGATCAGTTGAAACCTGGTACCAGTGGTCATAACGTAACTGTTAAAGTCGTGAGGTCCGAATCTGTTATGCCTAAAGGTCGATCAGCAACTCAGAATTTCCGTAATACTCGTATCGCTGAATGTCTTGTTGGTGATGAAACTGGTACCATCCTTTTCACTGCTCGTAATGAACAAG TTGATTTAATGAAGCCAGGAAGTACTGTGATTCTGCGAAACGCAAAGATTGACATGTTCAAGGGATCAATGAGGCTTGCAGTTGACAAATGGGGTCGTGTGGAGGTTACAGAACCTGCAAAGTTTGTGGTGAAGGAGGATAACAATCTTTCTTTGGTTGAGTACGAGTTGGTGAATGTCGTTGAAGAGTGA